A stretch of the Candidatus Afararchaeum irisae genome encodes the following:
- a CDS encoding NUDIX hydrolase — protein sequence MEQETDERRLDLIETSTTADRPPSHDAFSLSVAFDDSGDFVLVRNSDDDRGWEIPGGKVEDGETYADAAAREFEEETGHELVDPDPFAVIEETYDVEGEDHVVEGRVFVGEMGDEMRETDDEVDAVKLFGSLPDDDDLTHITFTYSTFETLVSLGREARERKNH from the coding sequence ATGGAACAGGAGACAGACGAGAGACGTCTGGATCTAATTGAGACTTCTACGACCGCCGACAGACCTCCGTCACACGACGCCTTCTCGCTCTCGGTCGCCTTCGACGACTCGGGTGACTTCGTTCTCGTCAGGAACTCTGACGACGACAGGGGATGGGAGATACCCGGCGGAAAGGTTGAGGACGGAGAGACCTACGCCGACGCGGCGGCGAGGGAGTTCGAGGAGGAGACGGGGCACGAACTCGTCGACCCCGATCCTTTCGCCGTCATAGAAGAGACCTACGACGTCGAGGGAGAAGACCACGTCGTCGAGGGAAGGGTCTTCGTCGGTGAGATGGGCGACGAGATGCGTGAGACCGACGACGAGGTCGACGCAGTCAAGCTTTTCGGCTCCCTACCCGACGACGACGATCTGACACATATTACCTTCACGTACTCGACCTTCGAGACCCTTGTCTCACTCGGACGCGAAGCCCGAGAGCGCAAGAACCATTAG